CCATTATGGGCTGTAATGAGTTAGCCTACTGAAACTCAACATCCCAACAACCCATTATGGACTGTAATGAGTTAGCCTACTGAAACTCAACATCCCAACAACCCATTATGGACTGTAATGAGTTATCCTACTGAAACTCAACATCCCAACAACCCATTATGGACTGTAATGAGTTATCCTACTGAAACTCAACGAACCAACAACCCATTATGGACTGTAATGAGTTAGCCTACTGAAACTCAACAAACCAACAACCCATTATGGGCTGTAATGAGTTAGCCTACTGAAACTCAACATCCCAACATCCCATTATGGACTGTAATGAGTTAGCCTACTGAAACTCAACATCCCAACAACCCATTATGGGCTGTAATGAGTTAGCCTACTGAAACTCAACATCCCAACAACCCATTATGGACTGTAATGAGTTAGCCTACTGAAATTCAACATCCCAACAACCCATTATGGACTGTAATGAGTTAGCCTACTGAAACTCAACATCCCAACAACCCATTATGGACTGTAATGAGTTAGCCTACTGAAACTCAACATCCCAACAACCCATTATGGACTGTAATGAGTTAGCCTACTGAAGAACCAGTCCACACCTAAGTAAAATAAGCAGTTGTATAGCCATTGATGCTAAGTATCCTCTCACAATCAAATCACGAGACAATTTGTGCTGAAAATGCAAATAATGACTGACTTCTGGCCTGGTGGGAACATTTCCAGCCATGCCCTCCAGATGGAGACAGAGTATATACTGACCCAGATGCCTTTACCTCTTGTTTACATCTCCGTGTTGTAGATCCCATTGGAGAAATGCAGGAGCTGCAGTCGACTGCCAGTAACATGAGCACAGCTTCAGACCTGCTCAAACAGGGTGCAGGTGAGTTCCATGAATCAGTTATCATAATGTTCAATCACAAATGGCTGCATTCCTGCTGTTGCTGGTGAGAGACCCTGTTGTGTGTGACATCTATGATCACCACAGTGCTCTAAAGTGATCCCCATAGTTACATCCCTGTTTGTCTGAGTGGTAACTGTCCCgccccaccccctctcttctccagccTGTAATGTGCTTTACCTGAACTCTGTGGAGACTGAGTCACTGACCGGACCCCAGGCCATCTCCAGGGCAACCGGAGCCACCCTGGCACAGAACCCCCGGCCAGCGGCCACAGTGGTCCACTTCAAAGTGTCCTCACAGGGCATCACACTGACCGACAGCCAGCGCAGGTAACATGACCACTGACCAGTTCATATGGCCTAAATGTCTGAGGCCCATCACCCATGTTCAGTATATCATTAGCAATAAGTAAAGAAAATTGGAAGAAAGATTTGCATGGATGTATTGTGGTAGATTAGTGAATATGATTGGGATATCAAtggtcacactgtctgtctgtctgtctgtctgtctgtctgtctgtctgtctgtctgtctgtctgtctgtctgtctgtctgtctgtctgtctgtctgtctgtctgtctgtctgtctgtctgtctgtctgtctgtctgtctgtctgtctgtctgtctgtctgtctgtagggtgtTCTTCAGGAGACACTACCCAGTCAACAGTGTGACGTTCAGCAGCATCGACCCCCAGGACAGGAGGTGGGCACTGGAGCCAGCCAGCACAGAACACAACCTAATCACAACCATGGTCAACCCAGATATGACAGATAGGCTGTAGATCCCACTGAAGACTGAGATGTTATTGAAACCAGTGCCAGGCAGTATCACATCAGTACTATATCCTCAATGTAATGGAAACATTCTGACCACACAGTATTACATCAGTATTATATCCTCAATGTAATGGAAACATTCTGACCACACAGTATTACATCAGTATTATATCCTCAATGTAATGGAAACATTCTGACCACACAGTATTACATCAGTATTATATCCTCAATGTAATGGAAACATTCTGACCACACAGTATTACATCAGTACTATATCCTCAATGTAATGGAAACATTCTGACCACACAGTATTACATCAGTACTATATCCTCAATGTAATGGAAACATTCTGACCACACAGTATTACATCAGTACTATATCCTCAATGTAATGTAAACATTCTGACCACACAGTGTATCTAAACCATCCATTTAAATAAGAGAATACAGGAATTTCAATCATCACCATATTTCATTCATCTTGCTGTAAACctgtgcatggatgtgtgtgtgtgtgtgtgtgtgtgtgtgtgtgtgtgtgtgtgtgtgtgtgtgtgtgtgtgtgtgtgtgtgtgtgtgtgtgtgtgtgtgtgtgtgtgtgtgtgtgtgtgtgtgtgtgtgtgtgtgtgtgtgtgtgtgtgtgtgtgtgtgtgtgtgtgtgtgtgtgtgtgtgtgtgtgtgtgtggtatgtgtataACTGGGTATTGCAGGCCTTGGCTGTGACTGCAGCTGTACCTATGCCTCTGTGCTTGTTTgagagctctgtctgtctctttgcttCAGGTGGACTAACTCAGACAGCACAACTTCTAAGTAAGTGCTCTACGTGTCTGAAAATGTTGGTTCTGGTGCATGATCTGTCTGCACTTAATGTGTGTTGACAATGTTTGATTACCTGCATGGCATCTTATTGCTTCTGTGCCTTGGCCGTCATCCCGGTAAATATCTGTTGATCATGCTCACAGTCTCAAATTCATGTTCACAAATATCTATGCTCACAGTTTCTGTTTAATGCCAATTTATGAAATTTGTGGGGtttgatgatttaaaaaaatattgtattttagcTTAGGAGATATTATGCTAACCTGATCCACCATCCTGAACGCTGGTTTTCATTTCGTTTCACTTCACTGAATCTGAGAGGGCGAAACAGAATGGAAGCTTGTGAGATCAGGATGGTTGAACAAGGCTAATATTATCCCTCCAGGTTGTACCTTCTACTTCCGTAACTGTAATTACCTGGCCCATACTTTAGTCTCACCCTGTTTCCTTCTCAAGAGTTGATCACAGAGGTCTCAGTCGTCATATCAAACCAGTAAGAATGGGCATCACTTTGTCTGAGTACGTGTGTATTTCTCCCCCTTCTATCTctttcctttcccctctctctctcctcctcctcctgttcaaTAGGGTGTTTGGGTTTGTAGCCAAGAAGCCAGGCAGCATGGCAGAGAACGTGTGTCATCTGTTTGCAGAGCTCGACCCGGAGCAGCCTGCCTCAGCCATCGTCAACTTCATCAACAAGGTGATGTTAGGGCCGCAGcgcaggtagagagacagaaaagGACCAAGCCAAGGACCTGTCACCGCAGCAACACTGTCACAAATCCTAAAGAGAGTCAGGAGGCTACAGAAATGCTTTACAGACCCACAAAGCACCAGTGGTGGTGGCATCTTCTCAAAGACTGAGTTTTGACCCCAAAGGGTCAACATTTTAAACATGACTGCCATTTCGAATTATAATAAAAATGTAATCGTTGTTTATATTCTAATGTCTATAATGCCGCCCTTTATAGTTGCCTTCAAGTTACCTAAAGCTTTGTTGTCACTTGTTAGTCAGTAATCTAAGGTATCAATAAGTAGCCTAGCCTACCAAAGATCTTGCCTCAACCCTGTCACTCTCCCTTTGACAATCATAAGTGTAAGTCAAACAAAATGTAGAAGATGATTTAGTCctacagtaggatacagtaggctacagtagactgactacattaggctacagtagattacagtaggctacagtagactacagtaggctacagtagatgGACTACATTAGGCTACagaaggctacattagactacagtagattacagtagactGACTACATTAGGCTACAGTGGACTACAGTAGGCTAAATAAGACTACAGTAGGCTACTCTGGACTGACTACAttaggctacagtagactacattagGTTACAGCAGGGTATGttaggctacagtagactacagtagactacattagacttcattaggctacagtagattacagtagactaCATTAGGCTACAACAGGGTATGttaggctacagtagactacattaggctacagtagattacagtagactacaataggctacagtagattacagtagactacattaggctacagtagactgactacattaggctacagtagattacagtaggctacattaggCTACAGTAGACTGACTACATTAGGCTACAGCAGGGTATGTTAggctacagtagattacagtagactacagtaaactgcagtagattacagtagactaCATTAGGCTACAGCAGGGTATGTTATGCTACAGTAGAAAGTAAAAGTGAGAAACGCCTATTTGTAATGTGCAAGCGACAGAGTGTATGTGGTTAGGGTATCAATGTATGTGGAGGCTAGGGGCTAGGGCACAGATATGGTAATGTATGTGGAGGCTAGGGGCTAGGGCACAGATATGGTAATGTGTGGAGGCTAGGGGCTAGGGCACAGATATGGTAATACAGTGGAGGCTAGGGCTTAGGGCACAGATATGGTAATGTATGTGGAGGCTAGGGCACAGATATGGTAATGTGGTGGAAGCTAGGGGCTAGGGCACAGATATGGTAATGTATGTGGAGGCTAGGGGCTAGGGCACAGATATGGTAATGTATGTGGAGGCAAGGGGCTAGGGCACAGATATGGTAATGTATGTGGAGGCTGGGGCTAGGGCACAGATATGGTAATGTGGTGGAGGCTAGGGCACAGATATGGTAATGTGGTGGAGGCTAGGGCACAGATATGGTAATGTATGTGGAGGCTAGGGGCTAGGGCACAGATATGGTAATGCAGAGGAGGCTAGGGCACAGATATGGTAATGCGGTGGAGGCTAGGGCACCGATATGGTAATGTGGTGGAGGCTAGGGCACATATATGGTAATGTGGTGGAGTCTAGGGGCTAGGGCACAGATATGGTAATGTGTGGAGGCTAGGGGCTAGGGCACAGATATGGTAATGTAGTGGAGGCTAGGTGCTAGGGCACAGATATGGTAATGTATGTGGAGGCTAGGGGCTAGGGCACAGATATGGTAATGTGGTGGAGGCTAGAGGTTAGGGTACAGATATGGTAATGTATGTGGAGGCTAGGGCACAGATATGGTAATGTGGTGGAGGCAAGGGACTAGGGCACAGATATGGTAATGTAGTGGAGGCTAGGGACTAGGGCACAGATATGGTAATGTAGGTGGAGGCTAGAGGTTAGGGTACAGATATGGTAATGTATGTGGAGGCTAGGGCACAGATATGGTAATGTGGTGGAGGCTAGGGGCTAGGGCACAGATATGGTAATGTATGTGGAGGCTAGGGGCTAGGGCACAGATATGGTAATGTATGTGGAGGCTAGAGGTATGGGTACAGATATGGTAATGTGTGTGGAGGCTAGGGGCTAGTGTACAGATATGGTAATGTATGTGGAGGCTAGAGGTATGGGTACAGATATGGTAATGTGTGtggaggctaggggttagggcacAGATATGGTAATGTGGTGGAGGCTAGGGGCTAGGGCACAGATATGGTAATGCAGTGGAGGCTGGGGCTAGGGCACAGATATGGTAATGTGTGGAGGCTAGGGCACAGATATGGTAATACAGTGGAGGCTAGGGCTTAGGGCACAGATATGGTAATGTGTGGAGGCTAGGGGCTAGGGCACAGATATGGTAATACAGTGGAGGCTAGGGCTTAGGGCACAGATATGGTAATGTGTGGAGGCTAGGGGCTAGGGCACAGATATGGTAATACAGTGGAGGCTAGGGCTTAGGGCACAGATATGGTAATGTATGTGGAGGCTAGGGGCTAGGGCACAGATATGGTAATACAGTGGAGGCTAGGGGCTAGGGCACAGATATGGTAATACAGTGGAGGCTAGGGCTTAGGGCACAGATATGGTAATGTGTGGAGGCTAGGGGCTAGGGCACAGATATGGTAATACAGTGGAGGCTAGGGGCTAGGGCACAGATATGGTAATGTGTGGAGGCTTGGGGTTAGGGCACAGATATGGTAATACAGTGGAGGCTAGGGCTTAGGGCACAGATATGGTAATGTGTGGAGGCTTGGGGTTAGGGCACAGATATGGTAATACAGTGGAGGCTAGGGCTTAGGGCACAGATATGGTAATACAGTGGAGGCTAGGGCTTAGGGCACAGATATGGTAATACAGTGGAGGCTAGGGGCTAGGGCACAGATATGGTAATGCGTGGAGGCTAGGGGCTAGGGCACAGATATGGCAAGTCCCagagattatggggtattgttatgTTTAGTTCACATGTACGTTCTTATGAATTGTGCCCTAGAAACGCTTGCAGTAACCAAGGACAACCAAGGAACAAGGGTGTGCCACACAACTGCCCTCCCCAGTGTATTGTATAACCATGGATTCTTCTGTCAAGCGCTATATACAATAATAATATCGCTGCAAATAGTCCTGTAGTTCTATTATGGGTAAATTATCTAACCTATGGTGCAAATAATATTCCTTATTATATTGTATATTATTGAGAAATATATTCAAACATTAAAAACAAGACAAGGATGAGGTCCTGTCTTTGCCACAACGTCAACGTAATGCTCACATATCTTTTTACCTGTATGACTTTATGTACAAACACAAATCAGAGATGTCTAAGGTCCTATGTACTTAACCAAAGACGAAGCACTCCTGTATTAAGATGTAATCCTTCATATTTTTAAGCTTCATGTATTTGTATTGTTAGTTTTGCATTGTTTTTGTAAGACAGGAAGACTACTTTGTATAACAGTGGTAATATATTGTGGTCTGTTTTCTTATTGATCTTTATATGTAGTAATATATTTTCTCACATGCAGCTAGGAAAGTGAATGTCAAAAGGAAACATTTGTAAGGAAAATAATCTGTTATGCTATTTTTTTAAGAAAGCTATGTATGTACAAATGAATATAATAAAACAAAAGTTGTGGTACCAAATCTGATTTCTGCTCATTGGATTTACTATCTCTAGGTTTCTAAACTGTACTCAAGAATTTAAAGCCTTTTGTATTTTGCTTAGAAACAAGCACTTTTCAAGAGCAAGAATAAGGACTGAAAACAAAAATGTCACACAGaggcaacacacagacatgttctCATTAAAAAAGTAACCATCTTTATTAGTTGACCATTCCCTTATTCTTTTTTTCTCCCCATTTGAGAATTTTGGCATTTGAAAAATACatacatttccttgttttttttgTTACACCTCACCATCTGTTCTCACCTTTCTCCattgtagcctggtctcagatctggttgTGCTCGTCAAGTCATTGCTGTCACTGTCAAGCCAAACATGTTTTGCATGACAATGAGTGACGGGAAGTTAGCACAAACAGATTGGCACTCAGGCGGTCTCCATTGTCCTATAGTGCAATAACCCTGTTCAAACACAATCCAAAAGATCTAACCAGCAGAGCTAAATTAAACAAGACAATCCGCTAACTTGGAAATACCACACAAGCTTATCGCTTTTTAACGCTCTCGAAATACCAAACCGCAAAACCAAATTTCAAGTCATTTCATCAGCTTAATTATAAATTCTATGACAAGAGGCTGTGCTTTGGAATGTAAACGACATTAAGAAGATACCCAACACAATAGGACAGTGAGTGAGTTAATGACGTTTTAGTCATGCTGACCTGGTTAATACTGCAGTGGCTGTCGTTAAAGATCCCTTTAGCAAGCCATTATGGAGTTATGTCCAGGCTGGGCCTCCGGACAGAGGTCCATACACTGTGCTGTGTACTTGGCAAGACTATGCTTTTAGTATTACATTTTTAACAATCATGTCAACAACGTTGTACTTCAAACATGAGAGTTGGATTTACCAGCTAATCATGCTCTAGCAAAACATTTgcagtccccccccaccacccacccacccataatTAAGGGCCGTAAAATGTTCGATCCTATAGGAAAAAAACACAAACCTGCCTTTTTATGGACTTTACAATCATATATTACTACTCTTGTTTAATCTTGTACTGGTATAAATGCTTAGTAAATCAGTGGGAAACACCCAAACAGAGTGTCATAATTTATATTAGTACCTGCTGACAGTAACTCTCCCTTATTAAAAAGCAGAAAATAAATCAGAGATACATATCAAACAATAGCCCTATGTACCATTTTTGAGGTGCAAACAAATTGTCTTAGGCACATCCCTCGACTAGTTCTGTCAAGTCCCAGATATAAATAGCAGGGAGCAAATCTCCCTTCTTGCGCAATAAAATATCAGTCACTTCATACATTCCTACTATGCCAAGTCCCTGAAATCATAGGACCCACACCAAAGGACACTTAAAAATGTGAGCGGACGCTCTCAATGTCACAAATGCAAGGACTAGCACAGCAGGATACGCAGTCGTAATTCAGTAGTAACACCGGTAACTGTGCTCAAGCAAAGGATAACTAATTCCCTCCTAAAGTCAAGATTGTTGCGGCTTCAACAGGATGTAAATTAGTCATGCCTTGAATTTCAGCCAAATGCACAACAGCTAAATATAATTTACTGAACAGCTGGTGTTTGTTGCATTTATGAAGGCAAGTGATCAAACTTAATGATCCTGAAGTCAAAACAAATGCTTGGACTGAAATGATTGGGAATATTCCCTGGTTCTTGTGGCCTGGCTCCCAGCATCTTGGTCCCTCTGTCCCTGCCTGCTGGACTCTTGGCCTCACCACTGGCTGGTGGTGATTTaagtggtgggggagggagagagggttacTGCCACAGTCGGCGTGGGGGCTGGTGAACAGTGGAGTTTGAACCACAGTCAATGTAGCGATAGGCTTCCAGGGTATTCTGGGCCGTGCGCATCATGTAGGAGGTTTTCACAGATGTCCTGGGAACGAAGAACACAGTTATGAGTAAAACGTTGAAATATCATAAAGACAAAATGGCAAGAGGTAGAGATGGAAGTGATACGGTTTCACAATAAGGAGGTAGGATATACTTACTGCATGATAACCAAGATATTGTGAACCTTGATGCTTGCCATGGTGCAGAAGGCACTGGAGGGTGGAAAGAGTGGTTAGAACCTCTTCACAATCACAAAtataactttacccctacctacatgtgcaaATTACCACAACTAACCTAAcctctacattcctttcacatttccacaaactttaaagtgtttcctttcaaatggtaccaagaacatgcatatcctgagctacaggcagttagatttgggtatgtcattttaggcaaaaacaattaaaaaggggtggatccttaagaggttttaagggcttgtaagtaaggtctacaccggttgaattcggcgcatgtgacaaataacatttgatataTTAACAATTACAGGAATTGAAACAAACTAAATACAGGTCTTTAAAGgtccctttaacctgttgggggtagggggcagtatttacacggccggataaaaaacatacccgatttaatctggttattactactgcacagaaactagaatatgcatataattattggctttggatagaaaacaccctaaagtttttaaaactgtttgaatggtgtctgagtataacagacctcatatggcaggcaaaaacctgagaagattccttgcaGGAAGTGccttctctgaccattccttgagcttcttgtctctgtttattgaagactgaggatctttgctgtaacgtgacacttcctacggctcccataggctctcagagcccgggaaaaaggtgaatgatatcgaggcagccccaggctgaaacacatttgcgcttttggcaagtggccaatcagaggacaatgggcttaggcgcgtgcacgagtcgaccccatgctttattttctttcgtctttttacctaaacgcagattcccggtcggaatattatcgcttttttacgagaaaaatggcataaaaatttattttaaacagcggttgacatgcttcgaagtacggtaatggaatatttagaagtgttttgtcacgaaatgcgtcgtggtcgtgacccttctttaccattcggatagtgtcttgaacgcacgaacaaaacgccgctatttggatataactatggattattttgaatcaaaccaacatttgttattgaagtagaagtcctgggagtgcattctgacgaagaacaccaaaggtaataacatttttgttatagtaaatcggactttggtgagtgctaaacttgctgggtgtctaaatagctagccctgtgatgccgggctatctactgagaatattgcaaaatgtgctttcaccgaaaagctattttaaaatcagatatATCgactgcatagaggagttctgtatctataattcttaaaataattgttgtgctttttgtgaacgtttatcgtgagtaatttagtaaattcaccggaagtttgctagttctgaacgtcacatgctaatgtaaaaagctgttttttgatataaatatgaacttgattgaacaaaacatgcatgtattgtataacataatgtcctagggttgtcatctgatgaagatcatcaaaggttagtgctgcatttagctgtcttctgggtttatgtcacattatatgctagcttgaaaaatgggtgtctgattatttctggctgggtactctgctgacataatctaatgttttgctttcgttgtaaagcctttttgaaatcggacagtgtggttagattaacgagagtcttgtctttaaaatggtgtaaaatagtcatatgtttgagaaattgaagtaatagcatttctaaggtatttgaataacgcgccacaggattccactggctgttacgtaggtgggacgatttcgtcccgccgaccctagagaggttaacttacTAAACATAGGAGGTGCTTCCACTGATCTGAACGCTGACTGTGAAGTTCACCTGtagcaaaaataaaaatgttttaaaatagtCAAGACCAGAAGTCAACTGAAATTTTGGCAGGAAATGCAAACAAGATGAATATTTGAAGCAAGTAACATATACAAGTCAATCATTAAACTACATGTAACATAGAGTGAATGTGTCCCAAGTGATGGTTCACTGTATCTAAGACTGCAGCAGGCCATACCTGTTTCTGGCTCAGGGGCTGGATGGTGATGACGTTATCAAGCTGCATGGTGCCTATGACTGTTTTCATATAGAGAACCTGGCAGCTTAGACTATCCACCATCACTGCGAAGAAGTTTGAGTTGGTGAAGTTCAAGGAGCTCTGACAAATAGGACCGGAGAAAATGAACAGTCAGCAGAACACACCATAAACAGCAGGCACAGTCAAATGACCATCTTATCTCCAACTAACAGAGTACATCTTCATTCGATTTACTGACTTACTGTCATATTCATGAGGACTTTAGTGTTGATGTGATCAAACTGCACGGTGACAGAGCGTATCCCATCATCCTCCACCATGACAGAGCGAGGAAAGAGGAAGAAAACCACCAGCGAGGAAGCCAGGAGACATAGCACCGCCGAGAGGACCACATACAGCTTCCTGTCAAACATAGCACTTCCTGTTTACTTTGACAATCAATGTTACCCAAAAAACAAACTGTGAACCAACCAAAAATGACAGAATGTGAtggttatgtacagttgaagtcagaagtttacatacaccttagccaaatacatttaaactcagtttcacaatctgacatttaatcctagtacaaattccttgttttaaggtcagttaggatcaccactttattttaagaatgtgaaatgtcagaataatagtagagagaatgatttatttcagcttttatttctttcatcacattcccagtgggtcagaagtttacatacactcaattagtatttggtagcattgccttcaaattgtttaacttgggtcaaacgttttgagtagccttccacaagcttcccacaataaattgggtgaattttggcccattcctcctgatagagctggtgtaaccgagtcaggtttgtatgcctccttgctcgcacacgctttttcagttctgcccacaaattgtctataggattgaggtcagggatttgtgatggccactccaataccttgactttgatgtccttaagccattttgccacaactttggaagtatgcttggggtcattgtccatttggaagacccatttgtgaccaagctttaacttcctgactgatgtcttgagatgttgcttcaatatatccacgtaattttcctgcctcatgatgccatttattttgtgaagtgcaccagtccctcctgcagcaaagccacctccacaacatgatgctgccaccccgtgtttcacggttggggaTGGTGctgtcggcttgcaagcctcccccttttcctccaaacataacaatggtcattatggccaaacagttctatttttgttttatcagaccagaggacatttctccaaaaagtacgatctttgtccccacgtgcagctgcaaaccgtagtgtgccttttttatggcggttttggagcagtggcttcttccttgctgagcggcctttcaggttatgtcgatataggactcgttttactgtggatatagatacttttgtacccgtttcctccagcattttcacaaggtcctttgctgttgt
The window above is part of the Salmo salar chromosome ssa15, Ssal_v3.1, whole genome shotgun sequence genome. Proteins encoded here:
- the tmem106c gene encoding transmembrane protein 106C gives rise to the protein MGTQWSRSESDSSLLLVPEVGTGWQTGDDDDDDSLDGLDRQEDIARFPYVEFTGRDSITCPTCQGTGHIPSEQVNELVALVPYNDQRLRPQRTKLYVVLSAVLCLLASSLVVFFLFPRSVMVEDDGIRSVTVQFDHINTKVLMNMTSSLNFTNSNFFAVMVDSLSCQVLYMKTVIGTMQLDNVITIQPLSQKQVNFTVSVQISGSTSYVYAFCTMASIKVHNILVIMQTSVKTSYMMRTAQNTLEAYRYIDCGSNSTVHQPPRRLWQ